The following coding sequences are from one Treponema bryantii window:
- a CDS encoding Y-family DNA polymerase has product MILHADGNSFYASCEQIYRPDLRNKPVAVLSNNDGIIIALNKEAKACGIKRGDPYFKVRDICDWKGITIFSSNYTLYADISRRITSIYMEYAPDIEEYSIDESFLFFDKCNWSIKDYEEIGHDLKRRIAKEVGIPICVGAAPTKTLAKLYNKKAKEHGGVFVYNPREVDSLLESVDCSTIWGIGPARAQKLLLHGIKNALMLKHMPLCDAKRLLTIQGFATVQELNGIRSVEKVTREKKEVITSSRQFSVKVESIEILECALVQYTEIAVERLRAQNCECQAVQVTISTCNYYSDDINSQYSNGVIVQLLRLTSYTPDIVNAARMALPHIFRKGYGYKVIMVTLLDIMPAQYQGWLWIDPKEDIKKRKLMDAVDLITTAYGRGSITLAKSWTHDGWQMKREFLSPNVTTDIEMIPIVN; this is encoded by the coding sequence ATGATTTTACACGCGGACGGAAACAGCTTTTATGCATCCTGTGAACAAATCTACCGGCCCGATTTACGCAACAAGCCGGTAGCAGTTCTTTCAAACAATGACGGAATCATCATTGCCTTAAATAAAGAAGCCAAAGCCTGCGGAATCAAACGAGGCGACCCATACTTCAAAGTCCGTGATATCTGCGACTGGAAAGGTATAACAATCTTTTCAAGTAACTACACACTCTACGCTGATATTTCAAGACGAATTACTTCTATATATATGGAATACGCTCCAGATATAGAAGAATACTCAATAGATGAAAGCTTTCTCTTTTTCGATAAATGCAACTGGTCTATAAAAGACTACGAAGAAATCGGCCATGACCTTAAAAGAAGAATCGCAAAAGAAGTCGGTATTCCAATCTGCGTAGGAGCAGCCCCTACCAAAACATTGGCAAAACTCTACAACAAAAAAGCCAAGGAACACGGCGGTGTTTTTGTCTATAATCCGCGCGAAGTAGATTCCCTTCTCGAATCAGTAGACTGCAGCACAATCTGGGGAATAGGTCCAGCACGTGCTCAAAAGCTTTTACTCCATGGAATCAAAAACGCCCTTATGCTAAAGCACATGCCATTATGCGACGCAAAAAGACTTCTCACAATCCAAGGCTTTGCAACAGTCCAGGAATTAAACGGCATCCGCTCAGTAGAAAAAGTCACCAGAGAAAAGAAAGAAGTAATCACCTCAAGCCGTCAGTTTTCTGTCAAAGTCGAAAGTATTGAAATACTAGAATGTGCCTTAGTCCAGTACACAGAAATTGCAGTAGAAAGATTAAGAGCGCAGAACTGCGAATGTCAGGCCGTACAAGTCACAATTTCCACCTGCAACTATTATAGTGATGACATAAACAGTCAATATTCAAACGGTGTAATAGTCCAGCTTCTCCGTCTCACCTCTTACACGCCCGACATAGTAAATGCCGCAAGAATGGCACTCCCCCACATTTTCCGCAAAGGCTACGGCTACAAAGTAATAATGGTAACTCTCTTAGACATCATGCCCGCCCAATACCAGGGCTGGCTCTGGATAGATCCTAAAGAAGATATCAAAAAACGAAAGCTCATGGATGCCGTAGACCTGATTACCACCGCTTACGGACGAGGCTCCATCACCCTCGCCAAATCCTGGACTCACGACGGCTGGCAGATGAAAAGAGAATTCTTAAGCCCTAATGTTACAACGGATATAGAAATGATACCGATTGTGAATTAA
- a CDS encoding S24 family peptidase produces the protein MITGFPSPAQGYEQKGIDFNNILIKHPSATVVMRIESSNYIGMGIYNGDILVIDRAKKLNPNSLVVYESEGRFVLGRVYSIKRTLEETIITGAVTHVIHTVKEI, from the coding sequence ATGATTACAGGTTTTCCAAGTCCCGCTCAGGGCTATGAACAAAAAGGCATAGACTTTAATAACATACTCATAAAGCATCCGTCGGCAACTGTCGTAATGAGAATTGAAAGCTCAAACTATATCGGCATGGGAATTTATAATGGCGACATTCTTGTAATAGACCGTGCAAAAAAGCTGAATCCAAACAGTCTTGTAGTCTATGAATCTGAAGGCCGCTTTGTCTTAGGCAGAGTTTATTCAATAAAGAGAACTTTAGAAGAAACCATCATCACTGGTGCAGTTACTCATGTAATTCACACAGTAAAAGAAATATGA
- a CDS encoding XRE family transcriptional regulator: protein MEADIFWKKVKQILTEKDHNQEWLCEQAGIPLSTLRNKICISRMPTFEEVMKILKVFKMTLEEFTAYPENPQKDVINIPVYEQAFSAGRGQEFGDSSEIIDYVALPNELKKYTDNMRASYVRGDSMEPTLFDNDIILYDNFGYDGTDGIYAINYRGASFVKRLQRAKDFVRIISDNKKYDEMTESGESEDFRVIGKVRYVVHKVQG, encoded by the coding sequence ATGGAAGCAGACATTTTCTGGAAGAAAGTAAAACAGATTCTCACTGAAAAAGATCATAATCAGGAATGGCTTTGTGAACAGGCAGGCATTCCGCTTTCGACTTTACGCAATAAGATTTGTATCAGCCGTATGCCGACTTTTGAAGAGGTTATGAAAATCTTAAAAGTTTTTAAGATGACTCTGGAAGAGTTTACGGCTTATCCTGAAAATCCACAAAAGGATGTTATAAATATTCCGGTTTATGAGCAGGCTTTTTCTGCAGGACGCGGCCAGGAGTTTGGGGATTCTTCTGAGATTATTGATTATGTTGCTTTACCAAATGAGCTTAAAAAGTACACTGACAATATGAGGGCTTCTTATGTACGAGGCGACTCTATGGAGCCGACTCTCTTTGATAATGATATAATTCTTTATGACAATTTTGGATATGACGGTACAGATGGAATCTATGCGATAAATTATCGCGGAGCTTCTTTTGTAAAAAGGCTTCAGCGAGCTAAAGATTTTGTACGAATCATTTCTGATAATAAGAAGTATGATGAAATGACTGAGAGCGGGGAAAGTGAGGACTTCCGAGTTATTGGAAAAGTAAGGTATGTGGTGCATAAGGTGCAGGGATAA
- a CDS encoding YiiX/YebB-like N1pC/P60 family cysteine hydrolase: protein MYINNLHNGDLLFMRDNSEFSKAIIETTKEYSHVGILFDDMIYHASRKYGVVKQKLEDFFSEGNWDVDIFRYPEIDCEIVQERAEKYLGFDYNHSFYPDNGSFYCSQYIAEILPIFDSVPMKFNDEEKDVSDYWKKYYDELGVDVPVGVLGTNPSQLSKCEKIKLIGKLRRI from the coding sequence ATGTATATAAATAATCTGCATAACGGCGATTTGCTTTTTATGCGTGACAACTCGGAATTCTCTAAAGCGATTATTGAAACGACAAAAGAATACAGCCATGTAGGAATATTATTTGATGATATGATTTATCATGCATCGAGAAAATATGGAGTTGTAAAACAGAAGCTTGAAGATTTTTTTAGTGAAGGAAACTGGGATGTTGATATTTTTCGATATCCGGAAATTGACTGCGAGATTGTTCAGGAACGTGCTGAAAAATATTTGGGCTTCGATTACAATCACAGCTTTTATCCAGATAACGGCAGCTTTTACTGTTCTCAATACATTGCAGAAATTCTTCCGATTTTTGATTCTGTTCCTATGAAGTTTAATGATGAAGAAAAAGATGTTTCTGATTACTGGAAAAAGTATTATGATGAGCTTGGTGTGGATGTTCCTGTGGGAGTACTTGGTACAAATCCGAGTCAACTTTCTAAGTGTGAAAAAATCAAATTGATTGGGAAATTGCGAAGGATATAA
- the crcB gene encoding fluoride efflux transporter CrcB, translated as MLDCLAVALGGAIGSVLRYLIGLIPVKEQFLFPIKTFAINVIGCFVIGLVAALALKSNNLNPKLVPFLKVGICGGFTTFSTFALESSNLLKNGHAGIAALYMFLSIAVGISFVLLAELIIKK; from the coding sequence ATGCTAGATTGTCTTGCTGTTGCACTCGGCGGAGCCATTGGCTCAGTTCTGCGTTACCTCATCGGATTGATTCCAGTTAAAGAACAATTCCTCTTCCCGATAAAAACATTTGCGATAAATGTGATCGGATGTTTTGTAATCGGCCTTGTAGCAGCTCTGGCATTGAAGTCCAATAACCTGAATCCAAAACTCGTCCCCTTCCTGAAAGTCGGAATCTGCGGAGGCTTCACAACTTTTTCAACCTTCGCCCTGGAAAGTTCAAACCTCTTGAAAAACGGACACGCCGGAATTGCAGCTTTGTATATGTTCCTCAGCATTGCTGTAGGAATCAGTTTTGTTCTGCTTGCAGAACTTATAATAAAAAAATAA
- a CDS encoding VOC family protein has translation MKIEHVALYVTDLEKAKDFFVTFLNGKANDGYHNTKTDFSSYFISFDDGARLELMTRPELVEQNKSPYRTGYAHVAFSVGSKESVDELTAKLDAAGYSVTSGPRTTGDGYYESCIIALEDNMIEITE, from the coding sequence ATGAAGATTGAACATGTAGCACTTTATGTAACTGACTTGGAAAAAGCTAAAGACTTTTTCGTAACCTTCTTAAACGGTAAAGCCAATGACGGCTACCACAATACAAAAACAGATTTTAGTTCTTACTTCATTTCGTTTGATGACGGTGCACGCCTGGAACTTATGACAAGGCCGGAACTTGTGGAGCAGAATAAGAGCCCTTACAGAACCGGTTATGCTCATGTTGCATTTAGCGTTGGAAGCAAAGAATCTGTAGATGAATTAACTGCGAAGCTGGATGCAGCAGGTTACTCAGTTACCAGTGGACCGCGAACAACTGGAGACGGATATTACGAAAGCTGCATTATTGCTCTTGAAGATAACATGATTGAAATTACGGAATAA
- a CDS encoding WYL domain-containing protein, with protein sequence MAQKKKTIQRNPTHIFSYIFQIDKDIRNGDYPNANKLNKEHGWNLSRSTFGRYINILRDDYGAPVEFDYQKNGYYYTDNTFFIQQVMLKEGELLTLSTILPLMEQYKNTPLEKSYRDLMEKLIQMLPETITVDSALINNEVHFISDPITTLEKGVFENVLKATKAHFTLQMEYKTAQNTDYEERRFDPYHMICQKGSWYVLGYSHHAQAIRLYAMPRIKNSKITKDKFSIPKDFKLEQHIDVQMGAWGNSGEKFKVEIEFVKGLKTYVMERTWHKGQTMKENPDGSVYLSFETNQLSQVVAWVMSFGGSARILGPKELKNRVGDAAREILKNN encoded by the coding sequence ATGGCACAGAAAAAAAAGACTATTCAGAGAAATCCGACTCATATTTTCAGCTACATATTTCAGATAGATAAAGACATTCGAAATGGAGATTATCCAAACGCTAACAAGCTTAATAAAGAACACGGATGGAATCTGAGCCGAAGTACATTCGGGCGTTATATAAATATTCTTCGTGATGATTATGGAGCTCCTGTTGAATTTGATTATCAGAAAAACGGTTACTATTACACGGACAATACATTCTTTATTCAGCAAGTGATGTTGAAGGAAGGAGAGCTTCTGACGCTTTCAACAATTCTGCCTCTTATGGAGCAGTATAAAAATACACCGCTTGAAAAGTCTTATCGTGATTTGATGGAAAAGCTTATTCAGATGCTGCCGGAAACAATTACTGTTGATTCAGCTTTGATAAACAATGAAGTTCATTTTATTTCTGACCCGATAACGACTTTAGAAAAAGGAGTTTTCGAAAATGTATTAAAAGCAACAAAGGCGCATTTTACACTGCAGATGGAATACAAGACTGCACAGAATACTGATTATGAGGAAAGACGATTTGATCCTTATCATATGATTTGCCAGAAAGGCAGCTGGTATGTTCTTGGATATTCGCATCATGCGCAGGCAATCAGACTTTATGCAATGCCACGAATTAAAAACAGTAAAATCACTAAAGACAAGTTTTCTATTCCGAAAGACTTTAAACTTGAACAGCATATTGATGTTCAAATGGGAGCCTGGGGAAACAGCGGCGAAAAGTTTAAGGTTGAAATTGAGTTTGTAAAAGGATTGAAAACTTACGTAATGGAAAGAACCTGGCACAAAGGTCAGACAATGAAAGAAAATCCTGATGGTTCTGTATATCTTTCATTTGAAACTAATCAGTTGAGTCAGGTTGTTGCATGGGTTATGTCTTTTGGAGGTAGTGCAAGAATTTTGGGGCCAAAAGAATTGAAGAATAGAGTTGGAGATGCAGCCAGAGAAATACTAAAGAATAACTAA
- a CDS encoding CrcB family protein gives MKVGICGGFTTFSTFALESSNLLKNGHPGIAALYMFLSIAIGIAFVLISELFIKK, from the coding sequence TTGAAAGTTGGAATCTGCGGAGGTTTTACAACATTTTCAACGTTTGCACTTGAAAGCTCTAATCTTCTGAAAAACGGACATCCAGGAATTGCAGCTTTATATATGTTCCTGAGCATTGCTATAGGAATCGCATTTGTTCTAATTTCAGAACTTTTCATAAAAAAATAA
- a CDS encoding DUF4113 domain-containing protein — protein MITGFPSPAQGYEHNQMDFNSYIIKHPSATVVRNAFIKKLGFRSALVPALRKLSQSSTTKRQKSTVEFLYIILTGLMLCLSRLTVQLSGESAFAELPRLTSYTPDLVNAARLILPHIYHEGYGYKVIMVTLLDIMPAQYQGWLWIDPKEDIKKRKLMEAVDTITNTYGRRSITLAKSWTKTGWEMKREFFESDVNF, from the coding sequence ATGATTACAGGATTTCCAAGTCCGGCTCAGGGGTACGAGCATAACCAGATGGATTTTAATTCCTACATTATCAAGCATCCTTCAGCAACTGTTGTAAGGAACGCATTTATAAAGAAGTTGGGATTCCGATCTGCATTGGTGCCGGCCCTACGAAAACTCTCGCAAAGCTCTACAACAAAAAGGCAAAAGAGCACGGTGGAGTTTTTGTATATAATCCTGACAGGGTTGATGCTCTGCTTGAGCAGACTGACTGTGCAACTATCTGGGGAATCGGCCTTTGCAGAGCTACCCCGCCTTACTTCCTACACTCCGGATTTAGTAAATGCCGCAAGACTTATTCTTCCTCACATATATCATGAAGGCTACGGCTACAAAGTAATTATGGTAACGCTCCTGGATATTATGCCTGCCCAGTATCAGGGCTGGCTTTGGATAGACCCGAAAGAAGACATCAAAAAACGAAAACTGATGGAAGCCGTTGATACAATAACAAACACCTACGGCCGCCGTTCCATCACCCTCGCTAAGTCCTGGACTAAGACTGGCTGGGAAATGAAGCGGGAATTTTTTGAGTCCGATGTCAATTTCTGA
- a CDS encoding helix-turn-helix transcriptional regulator codes for MSARIKENHTKSLRLFKIEQAIQNLGYPSVERLMKELEVSRRTILRDIDELKIYYNAPIEYDRMRKGYYYSDNTYFVKNMMLTESEVFAVTGILPLMERYNNTPLKKTIEKVYDTLSQMLPNQVEVQSSFANDVEFIADPIPVIPEEVFNDVFKATKLHKIMKFDYRRISATEYTPHELHPYKIYNQKGDWYILGYSPKHEDFATFTLARMKNIELGDEFKYDKNYQQKVHIDPNFGIWNNETKPQKIELLFDKSINTYVLERTWHKNQQCSQNEDGTVYLSFETNQIQETLYWLLRFGASVTVVNPPELKKMYADEVKKMAERVKNK; via the coding sequence ATGAGCGCCAGAATAAAAGAAAATCATACAAAGTCATTAAGATTATTTAAGATAGAGCAGGCAATTCAGAATCTCGGATACCCGAGTGTTGAACGCCTTATGAAGGAACTGGAAGTTTCCCGCCGTACAATCCTTCGCGATATCGACGAGCTGAAAATCTATTACAACGCACCAATCGAATATGACAGGATGCGTAAAGGCTATTATTACAGCGATAACACATACTTTGTAAAAAACATGATGCTCACAGAAAGCGAAGTATTTGCAGTAACAGGAATCCTGCCACTCATGGAACGTTACAATAATACACCGCTTAAAAAGACAATCGAAAAAGTTTATGACACACTGTCTCAGATGCTGCCCAATCAGGTAGAAGTGCAGTCAAGTTTTGCAAACGACGTAGAGTTCATAGCAGATCCGATTCCGGTTATCCCCGAAGAAGTTTTTAATGATGTGTTTAAGGCAACAAAACTTCATAAAATCATGAAGTTTGATTACAGAAGAATCAGCGCCACAGAATATACTCCGCATGAACTTCATCCATATAAGATTTACAATCAGAAAGGCGACTGGTATATTCTGGGGTATTCACCAAAGCATGAAGATTTTGCAACATTCACCCTGGCCCGAATGAAGAACATTGAGCTTGGCGATGAATTTAAGTATGACAAAAATTATCAGCAGAAAGTCCATATAGATCCGAACTTTGGAATCTGGAATAACGAAACAAAACCGCAGAAAATAGAGCTTCTTTTTGATAAGTCAATAAACACCTACGTCCTGGAACGCACCTGGCATAAAAATCAGCAGTGCAGCCAGAATGAAGACGGCACAGTCTATTTGAGTTTTGAAACAAACCAGATTCAGGAAACTCTATACTGGCTCTTGAGATTTGGAGCTTCAGTTACTGTTGTGAATCCGCCGGAATTGAAGAAGATGTATGCAGACGAAGTGAAGAAGATGGCGGAGAGGGTGAAGAATAAATAG
- a CDS encoding DEAD/DEAH box helicase: MIRNFSIDNLNETLRYNLINSKQYNNFDCGPDFIKNNSEEGVKVLSALLDELKSCKSFDFSVAFITQGGIACLQNTLRFLDKSVKGRILTSDYLHFTDPEALKKILSNFPNIELKIYTRDAFHTKGYIFKHSNYYSMLIGSSNLTESALTENQEWNLRVISAEHGYLLDKVRNEFDRVWEEAIPVTPKFLKEYIPKHNHALKNSKRVPIEIVDDSSINENIENGEIIKAANLMQEKTLINLQALRKAGEKKAICVAATGTGKTYLSAMDVKQVKPKKVLYLVNRETILRKSADSFKQILGSDIDVGFLTGNEKSFSHKYLFASVWTIVKKRNLKKFDKNEFDYIIVDEVHHGGAKTYRTLINHFEPDFMLGLTATPERTDKFNIFELFDFNQACNIRLHQALEDKLLCPFHYYGIADLTINGVENDKHSLVAKLTTDERVKHIIDNINYYRNTSETNRGLIFCSRYEEADKISEALNKHGFHTISLHSKNAKKNELREQKIAELEDPNNPLEYIVTVDIFNEGIDIPSLNQIIMLRPTKSSIVYIQQLGRGLRKNENKSYLTVLDFIGNYENNYMIPIALYGDNSMNKDDLRKKLSRRSEYIPGSSTIDLDPISEKRILKAITDTNFQRHQLLVEKYRYLRNQLNRIPTLMEFAESDSIDPINFMFHVVSKKNKETGAYEKSFTFNKTYIEFAYKIEKKTINFTKDEMTILKFVSKELSNGIRLHESLLLSELIKSKKITKKKFIELLLEKNIEAIESDLSGMLNIINGDFYKKAEKKGEDKKRQYTNFDLIVYSDDQYSLSKEFNELLNHDSIFKKDLLDLLEYCNYRWKNNYSKDITNNNLALYQKYTRKDICRLLNWEANEESVIYGYKRDTKTNTCPIFVTYQKVKLEGSTTDYKDRFIDNYQFRWQSKDGKILSEDKTLQDIQNSDTNGLLIPLFIMKSDNEGGNFYYVGNCSVAEISQSEHQTKKGIRPIVNVVFNMDIPIKDEILNYLEQDFSEEI, from the coding sequence ATGATTAGAAATTTTTCTATAGATAATTTAAATGAAACACTTAGATATAATTTAATAAATTCAAAACAGTATAATAATTTTGATTGTGGACCTGATTTTATAAAAAATAATTCAGAGGAAGGAGTAAAAGTTCTTTCCGCTCTTTTAGATGAATTGAAGTCTTGTAAATCATTTGACTTTTCTGTCGCCTTCATAACACAAGGTGGAATTGCTTGTTTACAAAATACATTAAGATTTTTAGATAAATCAGTTAAAGGAAGAATTCTTACTTCTGATTATTTACACTTTACAGATCCAGAAGCATTGAAAAAGATATTAAGTAATTTTCCAAATATTGAACTTAAAATATATACTAGAGATGCTTTTCATACAAAAGGATATATATTCAAGCATTCTAATTATTATTCAATGTTGATTGGAAGTTCAAATCTAACAGAAAGTGCACTTACAGAAAACCAAGAATGGAATCTTCGGGTTATTTCAGCCGAACATGGTTATTTATTGGATAAAGTTAGGAATGAGTTTGACAGGGTTTGGGAAGAAGCTATACCAGTAACACCAAAGTTTCTTAAAGAATATATTCCCAAACATAATCATGCATTGAAGAATAGTAAGAGAGTTCCTATCGAAATCGTTGATGATTCTTCAATAAATGAGAATATTGAAAATGGTGAAATAATAAAAGCTGCAAATCTAATGCAGGAAAAAACATTAATTAATCTACAGGCATTACGAAAGGCTGGTGAAAAAAAAGCTATATGTGTTGCTGCTACAGGAACAGGAAAAACATATCTTTCAGCTATGGATGTAAAACAAGTAAAGCCCAAAAAAGTTTTATATCTGGTAAATCGAGAAACTATTCTAAGAAAAAGTGCAGACAGTTTTAAGCAAATTCTTGGAAGTGATATTGATGTTGGATTTCTGACAGGTAATGAAAAGAGTTTTTCCCACAAATATTTATTTGCAAGTGTTTGGACTATTGTCAAAAAAAGAAACTTAAAGAAGTTTGATAAAAACGAATTTGATTACATTATTGTAGATGAGGTTCATCATGGAGGAGCAAAAACTTATAGAACTTTAATTAATCATTTTGAGCCTGATTTTATGCTTGGACTAACTGCAACTCCAGAACGCACAGATAAATTCAATATTTTTGAATTATTTGATTTTAATCAAGCTTGCAATATTCGTTTACATCAAGCATTAGAAGATAAATTATTATGTCCTTTTCATTATTATGGAATTGCAGATTTAACAATAAATGGTGTTGAAAACGATAAGCATTCATTAGTTGCAAAACTTACAACTGATGAACGCGTAAAACATATTATTGATAATATCAATTATTATAGAAATACTAGCGAAACTAATAGGGGATTGATTTTTTGTAGTAGATATGAGGAAGCTGATAAAATATCCGAAGCCCTAAACAAACATGGATTTCACACTATATCATTGCATTCAAAGAATGCAAAAAAGAATGAATTAAGAGAACAAAAAATTGCAGAACTCGAAGATCCAAATAATCCTCTTGAATATATAGTTACTGTAGATATTTTTAATGAAGGAATTGATATACCTTCATTAAATCAAATAATAATGTTACGTCCAACAAAGTCGTCAATTGTATATATTCAGCAATTAGGCCGTGGATTACGTAAAAATGAAAATAAAAGTTATTTAACGGTTTTAGACTTTATTGGAAATTATGAAAATAATTATATGATTCCAATTGCCTTGTATGGTGATAATTCAATGAATAAAGATGATTTGAGAAAAAAACTTTCAAGGCGCAGTGAATATATACCAGGAAGTTCTACTATTGATTTGGATCCAATATCGGAAAAACGAATTCTAAAAGCTATTACAGATACAAATTTTCAGCGTCATCAACTTCTAGTAGAAAAATATAGATATTTAAGGAATCAATTAAACCGAATTCCAACGTTAATGGAATTTGCAGAATCTGATTCGATAGATCCAATTAATTTCATGTTTCATGTAGTTTCAAAGAAAAATAAAGAAACAGGAGCATATGAAAAGTCTTTTACATTTAATAAAACATATATAGAATTTGCATACAAAATTGAAAAAAAGACTATTAATTTCACTAAAGATGAAATGACTATCCTAAAGTTTGTATCAAAAGAATTATCAAATGGTATAAGACTTCATGAGTCATTACTTCTTTCTGAATTAATAAAATCAAAAAAAATAACAAAAAAAAAATTTATAGAATTACTTCTTGAGAAAAATATTGAGGCTATCGAGAGTGATCTTTCAGGAATGCTTAATATAATAAATGGAGATTTCTATAAAAAGGCAGAAAAGAAAGGTGAAGATAAGAAACGTCAGTATACAAACTTTGATTTAATTGTTTATAGCGATGATCAATATTCTTTATCAAAAGAATTTAATGAATTATTAAATCATGATTCTATATTCAAGAAAGATTTATTAGATCTACTAGAATATTGTAATTATAGATGGAAAAATAATTATTCAAAAGACATTACAAATAATAATCTTGCTCTATATCAAAAGTATACACGTAAAGATATATGTCGACTGCTGAATTGGGAAGCAAACGAAGAATCTGTAATTTATGGATACAAAAGAGATACGAAAACAAATACATGTCCAATTTTCGTTACTTATCAAAAAGTTAAACTCGAAGGTTCGACAACAGATTATAAAGATAGATTTATTGATAATTATCAATTTAGATGGCAATCAAAGGATGGAAAAATTTTAAGTGAAGATAAGACTTTACAAGATATACAGAATTCAGATACAAATGGTTTATTGATTCCTCTTTTTATAATGAAAAGTGATAATGAAGGTGGAAACTTTTACTATGTAGGTAATTGCTCTGTTGCTGAGATTTCACAAAGCGAACACCAAACCAAAAAGGGAATCAGACCAATAGTTAATGTAGTGTTTAACATGGACATACCTATAAAAGATGAGATTTTAAATTATTTAGAACAAGATTTTTCTGAGGAGATATAA
- a CDS encoding (deoxy)nucleoside triphosphate pyrophosphohydrolase, giving the protein MKQITVSGAIILRTNPDTNKKEIFATQRGYGDYKDGWEIPGGKLEPGETPEQCIEREIREELATEVRVERILGVVDYDYPNFHLTMHCILCTIVSGELKLLEHEAAKWVTKETLRSVDWLPADQLILDKIEEIL; this is encoded by the coding sequence ATGAAGCAAATAACAGTTAGCGGAGCTATTATTCTTCGCACAAATCCAGACACAAATAAAAAAGAAATATTCGCAACTCAACGTGGTTATGGCGATTATAAAGACGGTTGGGAAATTCCAGGCGGTAAGCTTGAACCTGGCGAAACGCCGGAACAGTGTATTGAACGTGAAATTCGAGAGGAACTTGCAACTGAAGTAAGAGTCGAAAGAATTCTTGGAGTAGTAGATTACGACTATCCAAACTTTCATTTAACCATGCATTGTATTTTATGTACTATTGTTTCTGGAGAGCTTAAGCTTCTTGAACATGAAGCTGCTAAATGGGTGACAAAAGAAACGCTGCGTTCTGTTGATTGGTTACCTGCAGATCAGCTGATTTTGGATAAGATTGAAGAGATTTTATAA